The genome window AGCAAGGAATCGAGCAAGGAATCGGAGAGGAAGTGAGGTTGCAATCCGAGGCTGAGCAGATTGGTATTTTTGGCATTGAAGTAATGCTCTTCTAGCTCGACCCGGGGGTTGTCGATGTGATCAACTTTCACATCTAGGCCCAAGGAAGCACCCGCTTGCTTCACCATCGTGGCTAAGTCGCCAATGCTGAAGAGCTCGGTGAATTGGTTGAAGACTCGGAACTGACCAGCGTCAGCGGGGTTCGCGATCGCCAGCTCCACACAACGCACGGTATCGCGGATATCTAGGAAGCCACGAGTCTGACCGCCCTTCCCATACACCGTGATCGGGTGTCCAGTAGCAGCTTGAATACAGAAGCGGTTCAACGCAGTACCAAAAACGCCGTCGTAGTCTAAGCGGTTGATCAACAGCTCGTCCATTCCGGTTTCTTCGGTGAGGACGCCATAAACCACGCCTTGGTTCAAGTCGGTAGCACGCAGGCCCCAAACCCGACAAGCAAAGTGAATATTGTGGCTGTCGTGGACTTTGCTGAGGTGGTAGAACGAGCCAGGTTGCTTGGGATAGGGCAGGGTATCCTTACGACCGTTGTGCTCGATCGTGATGTAGCCTTCTTCAATATCAATATTAGGTGTGCCATATTCACCCATCGTGCCCAGCTTGACGAGATGGCAGTCAGGGAAGCTTTCACGCATCACGTAGAGCAGGTTCAGCGTTCCAACCACGTTGTTGACCTGGGTGAGGACGGCGTGCTCGCGGTCAATCATGGAGAAGGGGGCAGAACGCTGTTCCCCAAAGTGCACAATTGCTTCTGGCTCGAAGGTATGAAGCGCTTTGTTCAAGAACTCGTAATTGGTAATGTCACCAATAAAGAGGTCTATGGACTTTCCGGTTAAATCTTTCCAACGCTGGAGCCGTTGTTGGATCGGTGCAATGGGGGTCAGGGTTTCGATGCAAAGTTCCGTATCCCAGTGTCGGCGCACCATACTGTCCAGAATGCCGACTTCATAACCTCGATTGGAGAGGTAGAGCGCAGTTGCCCAACCGCAGTAACCATCGCCGCCAATAACCAGGACTTTCATCTTGCTGAATCTTGCACGAGTAGTGTTCGCTGAATCCGTCAGGTCTAGAGTTTTTCCGCCTGGGGACAGACTAGACTAAGTTCTGAGTTCACTATCAGCCCAAGACTGGAATGAACTTTGAGAACCTTTTACACACCGTACCAGGAATGGGGCTCATTGAGACCTCCCCCCGGAACAGAAATTTTAAACTCTCACTTCGTCGCCAAAGTTGGCCCAACGGACGAAATAGAAGGGGCCCGCAACTGCACCCCAGACATGCTCGTCTGTTTCAGGATCTCGACCGCGATCGTGGCTAATAAATTTTTCGCCGTCTATCTCAAACGTGCTGTCGAGATAGGTGGTTTGACCTTTGCGAACCACGATGCATCCTTTCCCAGGTTCTACGTAGCCCTTAAAGCTGTCGCCCGTCCACTCGGCAATCATGTTGCATCCGGGCAATTTTTCTAGATCTTCAACCTTGAGGCTTTTAAGGCGCTCTAGGTCTCGTGAGGCTCCATAAAACCGCGCTTCTTCCCGGACGGTGTAGTTCTCAATTTCAATGCGATCGCCCTGCACCACCAAATTGAGCACTCGCACCCGATAGGGATCATTCAGCTGATAATCATAGGCTTGCTCAACGAGCAGGCTGATGCCAGACAGAATTTTTTGGGGAATGGGACGCATACAAACCCGGATGTGGGCAAAGAAAGGCGGGTTCTCAAAGGCTTGTTCTTGGTTGCTAAAGTCTGCCGCCATCCAGCGGGCTAAGGTGCCAACATCGGTCGAGTGAGTCATGGAAAAATTAAAATCGCATATCTAAAAGTGATCCCCACTATTGTCTAGGATCTAGTGTCTAGGATCTAGCTAGTTTTTAAGGGCCAGCTTTTGAGTGCCAATGTTTAAGGCAGAGTGAGGGCGATCGCTTGATTGATTTTGCTACTGTCGAGGATTCTGGTTAAATTCGTTGGGCTCCAGGTTGCCCATCTTGTACGACAAAACTCGCCAAAGTACTGACGGTCGCCTCGGGAGCCAGAATGGTAGACACAACTCGGAAATCAGTCTGCCATTGCTGGGGTGTGACCTCGCAGCGGACGTAGCCCCGGAAAGCACCATCAAAAAACTTGGTGTGAAGGTTAGCAGGCAGCGCTGCAGTGACAGGAGCAATAAAGGCTTGGGGGAAATCAGACGTAATGGAGGTGCCCACAAATTCAGTGCCGAGGGTGGCCGAATTGGGGTTGTTGAAGTCAGCCTTTAAATCGTGGACCCAGCTAGAGTGAATGTCACCTGTCAGCACAACCGGATTGCTAGGTTGGCGATTTTGAAGAAACTGGAACAGGCGTTGCCGAGCCGCCACATACCCATCCCACTGATCCATATTGAACAGTTCTGAGGTGGGTCGGGGATCAAAGTCGAACTGAGCCAGCATCACCTGCTGAGCCAAGACATTCCAGCGCGATCGCGAACGGGTTAAATTCCGGTAGAGCCACTGCTCCTGCTTGAGGCCTGTGAGGGTTGCTTGAGTTGCAAACGCTTCTGGGCAGCGAGGTTTGAGTTCATCTCCACAAGGCTGATCGGTGCGATATTGCCGAGTGTCTAGCACATTAAATTCCAGCAAGTCCCCAAAGGCGAAGCGACGATAAAACTGCAAATCTGGCCCTTTCGGAAATGCGGTAGGGCGTAAGGGCATGTGCTCGTAGTACGCGCGGTAGGCATTGGCCCGACGGCTGAGAAACGCTTGTTGGCTTTGGTCATCTTCAGGAATGGCATCGGCGTAGTTGTTGTCAACTTCATGGTCATCCCAGGTGACGATCCAAGGAAAGTTGGCGTGAGCCGCCTGAAGGTTAGGGTCAGTTTTGTAGAGAGCGTGGCGGTTGCGGTAATCTTCTAGACTGACAATTTCAGGGCCATTATGTTGTCTGGGTTTGCCTGCTTCGGGGCCGTATTCGTAGATGTAGTCGCCTAAATGGAGAACCAGATCTAGGTCTTCTTCAGCCAAATGTTTATAAGCAGTGTAATAGCCGTTTTGCCAATCTTGGCAAGAGGCAAAGGCAAAGCGCAAACGAGCGAGGCGATCGCCTAAAGCAGGGGCAGTCCGAGTGCGACCAATGGGACTAATTTCTTTACCGACCTGAAATTGATACCAATACCAGCGATCGGGTTGCAAACCTTCCACAACCACACGTACTGAGTGGGCGAGCTCCGGGGTAGCCATTGCTGTGCCCCGCTGGACTACTTGCCGCATGGGGGCATCTGTCGCCACTTGCCATTGGATTGGCACTGGGTTGGGAATCATCCCGCCACCGTTGAGGGGATCAGGTGCGAGTCTGGTCCACAGCACCACGCTGGTAGGCAACGGATCACCGGAGGCGACACCCAGACTGAAGGGATAGTCCGTAAAGCGAGGAGTTGCAATGACTCGGCTGGGTTTCTGGCTCGCGATCGCCAACCCTGCTAACGCTCCTGCCCCAATGATTAGACTACGCCGCTTCATACGAGCGGATAGCAAACGGTCAAATTGCAAGGAATCCATTTCTCTCCTCACCCTAGTTAAAAGCAGGACTTGTTCAGCATTGGCCCGAATCATCACGACCCATAGAGCTGAAAGTGACTGCCCAGCTAGAAATAACCTACCAGTGAGGGATTAACGAGGCTTCAAGATGTCATTAAAGTCAAATTAATCAGTAACGCAGCCGAAGCAAAGGTTTGAGCCAGCTTAGGTAGAATTTTTGAGCCGAAACAAGAGCACTTGAGTTGGTTGTTCGGCTTGTAAGTGGTTATTGCTGACCAGCAGTAGGCTTTGGGAGCCATCTGGCAACTGTGGCCCCAAAGTCATCCCGGCTAAGTCACCCAGCGGAATCCCAAGCTTGTTCAAGTCTAATAGCGATCGCTTGCGGATTGGCTGGATGCCTTCTGCGCCTTGCAGGCTAGCCAAACTAGAAGTGTCTGTAGCGCTGCCCATTGCCAATTGGAAAATTTCGGCAGAAGGGGTGGAGTCATCTAGGGTTTCTTCCAAGCTCAAGAAATGCCCGCCTTGGTCGAGCACCATCAGTTCTGTGAGTTGAGGCGCGATCGCACCAACGGGAGGAGCCTTGATGGGATACACATGCTCGGCAATCAGCACCGGAGGGCCTTCTCCGATCAGATAGTGAAGTAAGCGATTATTGGCGGTTTGGTTCTCTGTTTCCCGATCTTGCACCAAGGCTGATTGAGTGGCAGTGAAGATGCGAAATGGTTCTAAGTTAGCAGGGCTGACACTAGGAGCGCTGATGGTGAGGGCCGAAAATGCTCCGTGTTCTTGAACCCCTACGGGTGCTTCTGGCGTGCCAGTGCTAGGCAAATACCGATTGGGGATGGGCAAGCGATGCCGTAACTTGCCTGTCGCTAGATCAAACTCGCCGACTAAAGGAGTGCTCCCTGCGGCATCTAAGCTGTCACTCGAAATAAAGACAGACTGTTGTGGAGACAGGGCAATGCCAGCGGGAGCGATCGCATTAGGAGCATAGGGTTGACCGTTCTCTTGCGTCAGTAGTGTCACCTGCTCCACTTCTAGCTGCTGAATTTTGGGAGCCTGCGCGTCGCTGGTATCCAGGCTGAGCTTGAAGGTGTAAAACCTGGCTGGCGCTTGCTGACTCGAATCACTAGAAACGGCATAAAAGCGATCGTGCTGTCGATCATAAGTAAGAGCTGACAAAGCTCCGACTGGGGTGTTGTCGTAAGTGGACTGGGATAGTTGATACTCGTCCAAAAACTCTAGGGAGCGGTCTAAAAACAGTCTGGACTCGGCGGAAATCCTCGGTACACCGCAAGCAGTGAGTAAAAGGGGGATGATCAAAATCAGGGCGCTCAAGGCTCGACGGTAAGCCCTAAACGATGGGGCGATCGCTCGTAGAACTGCTGAGGAAAAAGATTGATCCTGTTTCACTGCCCATCCTCGACGCATACACAAAGCATTATCTATATTTGCTAAATTCACTAGCAATTAAAAACCCCCTGGAGAGGGGGTAAGACTGATTAAGTTTAAGTTGCAGCAGTTTCTAGAGTAGATAGAGCAGCAGAAAGAGTAGCACCCAGATTACGTCTACAAAGTGCCAATAGAGTTCAGCCGCTTCTACGCCAAAGTGGTTTTCCTTCGAGTAATGGTTGGGCTTGAGCGATCGCCACAGCACACCCAGCATCAGCACTAAACCGAAGCAAACGTGTAAACCGTGGAAGCCAGTCAAGACATAGAAAGTGCTACCAAACAAGTTTGAGGTGAGGCCAAATTCTAGATGCTTGTACTCATAGATCTGACCGCACAAGAAGACGGCTCCCATCAGAGCGGTGACGGCAAACCAAGTCCGCAACCCTTTCACATCGTCCTTTTTGACTGCTGTATCGGCTTGGTGAATCACAAAGCTGCTAGCAATCAGAATGACTGTGTTGATGCTGGGCAAAAGTAATTCCAGCTTGGGTGTCCCTGCGGGGGGCCAACTCGGAGCCACAGCCCGGAAGGTTAAATAAGCCGTAAATAAGCCCAGGAAGATCATGCCCTCAGCAATCAGGAAGACAATCACGCCTAGTAAGCGATAGTCGTGATGCTCAACACCGTGTGCCGAAACTTCTGACACTTCGGCTTGGTGATGGTAATTTAGCTCAGCTTTTGACGGATCAATCGTGGAACCTTGCATGAATCTCCAATGCCTTTAGCGCAACGACAAGTGCATTTATCTGGGTTGATCAGCGGTTGTGACTTTCGCCTTGGCGATCATCAGGATGAGCTGCAACCGCTGGATCAGGCTCAGCCCTGAGAGCAGAGCTAGGACCCGCTGATAAAGCTGGATCGCGGGCATCTGAGAACGGTACATCTACTTGAGTGGCGCGATTGCCCATCCCATAGTCGTAGGGGCCTGTAGCCAAAACGGGATCACTCTCAAAGTTTTCCACAGGGGGTGGGGAAGTCGTCATCCACTCTAAGGTGAGACCTTGCCAAGGGTTGTCGGGGGCTTTGGGACCCGCTATCCAACTCCAGCAGGCATTCACAATGAAAGGAATCGTAGAGAGCGCCAGCAAATAGGCACCGATCGAACAAATTAGGTTCAGGGTGGCGAACTTGGGATCGTACTCAGCAATGCGTCGGTTCATCCCTTCCATGCCTAGCTTGTGCATGGGCATGAAGGTGATATTGAAGCCGACTAGCATCATGGCAAAGTGAATTTTGCCCCAGGTTTCATTCAGCATCCGCCCCGTCATTTTGGGGAACCAGTGATAGAAGCCAGCGTAGATGCCAAAGACGCTACCACCAAACAGGACGTAGTGTAAGTGGGCGACGACAAAGTAAGTGTCGTGGACGTGAATATCAAAGGGGACAGCCGCCACCATCACGCCGCTGATGCCACCGATCACAAACATGGAGACAAAGCCCATCGCAAACAGCATGGCGCTGTTAAGCCGTAGCTTGCCGCCCCAGATGGTAGCCAGCCAACTGAACACCTTGATCCCCGTGGGGACGGCGATCACCATTGTCGTGATCATGAAAAACATGCGCAGCCAAGCGGGGGTGCCGCTGGTGAACATGTGGTGTGCCCACACGATCAGGCCCAAGAAGCTAATCGCCAAGCTGGAGTAAGCGATCGCCTTATAGCCAAAGATGGGCTTGCGAGCATGGACTGGCAGAATTTCTGAGATCATGCCAAAGAACGGCAAGATCATAATGTAAACGGCGGGGTGCGAATAGAACCAGAACAAATGCTGGTAAACAATCGGGTCACCGCCACCCGTGGGGTTGAAAAATGCCGTTCCCGCCAGCAAATCAAAGGCTAAGAGAATCAGTGCGCCTGCTAGAACTGGAGTCGCAATCAGCGCTAGGGCTGAAGTGGAGAGCATAGCCCAGCAGAACAACGGCATCTGGTTGTAGCCCATGCCAGGGGCCCGCATCTTCACAATCGTGACGATGAAGTTGACCGCTGCCAGGATCGAAGAGGTTCCAAGCAACAGCACACTCATGATCCAGATTGCTTCTCCAGCCTTGCCAGCAGCCATAGTGCTGAGAGGCGGATAAGAGGTCCAACCTGAACCTGGTGCCCCCACCAGAAAGCTACTAAGGAGCAATAAGCCTGCGGGTGGAATAATCCAGAAGGCGATCGCATTCAGGCGGGGGAAGGCCATGTCTCTGGCCCCAATCAGTAGGGGCACCAAGAAGTTGCCAAAGCCACCCGTCCCTGCTGGCACGATCCACAAAAAGATCATGATCGTGGCGTGGACCGTAAATAAGCTGTTGTAAACCTCGCGGCTGACAAAATCAACTTCTGGCGTTGCCAGTTCGGTGCGGACGGCAGTTGCCAGGACACCACCAATTAAATAGAAGATAAACGTAGTGACTAGGTACTGAATCCCAATCACCTTGTGGTCAGTACTAAAGCCAAAATATTCGCGCCAATGGGTCACTTTAGGCTCGGAGCCGTGGGCGGGGATGTTGGCAGTTTCTTGAAGCTGTGCTTGTGTCATAGCCAATTCTCACAACAGAGAGATGCCAAGTGACAGTCTCTAAATTTCTCTGAAAGCAAAACTCAACAGACCTTAAATTTGAGCGTGATTTAGCTAGCAGTACTACCAACA of Trichocoleus sp. FACHB-46 contains these proteins:
- a CDS encoding NAD-dependent epimerase/dehydratase family protein: MKVLVIGGDGYCGWATALYLSNRGYEVGILDSMVRRHWDTELCIETLTPIAPIQQRLQRWKDLTGKSIDLFIGDITNYEFLNKALHTFEPEAIVHFGEQRSAPFSMIDREHAVLTQVNNVVGTLNLLYVMRESFPDCHLVKLGTMGEYGTPNIDIEEGYITIEHNGRKDTLPYPKQPGSFYHLSKVHDSHNIHFACRVWGLRATDLNQGVVYGVLTEETGMDELLINRLDYDGVFGTALNRFCIQAATGHPITVYGKGGQTRGFLDIRDTVRCVELAIANPADAGQFRVFNQFTELFSIGDLATMVKQAGASLGLDVKVDHIDNPRVELEEHYFNAKNTNLLSLGLQPHFLSDSLLDSLLNFAVKYQDRVDQNQILPKVSWRR
- a CDS encoding chromophore lyase CpcT/CpeT, which codes for MTHSTDVGTLARWMAADFSNQEQAFENPPFFAHIRVCMRPIPQKILSGISLLVEQAYDYQLNDPYRVRVLNLVVQGDRIEIENYTVREEARFYGASRDLERLKSLKVEDLEKLPGCNMIAEWTGDSFKGYVEPGKGCIVVRKGQTTYLDSTFEIDGEKFISHDRGRDPETDEHVWGAVAGPFYFVRWANFGDEVRV
- a CDS encoding alkaline phosphatase, which codes for MDSLQFDRLLSARMKRRSLIIGAGALAGLAIASQKPSRVIATPRFTDYPFSLGVASGDPLPTSVVLWTRLAPDPLNGGGMIPNPVPIQWQVATDAPMRQVVQRGTAMATPELAHSVRVVVEGLQPDRWYWYQFQVGKEISPIGRTRTAPALGDRLARLRFAFASCQDWQNGYYTAYKHLAEEDLDLVLHLGDYIYEYGPEAGKPRQHNGPEIVSLEDYRNRHALYKTDPNLQAAHANFPWIVTWDDHEVDNNYADAIPEDDQSQQAFLSRRANAYRAYYEHMPLRPTAFPKGPDLQFYRRFAFGDLLEFNVLDTRQYRTDQPCGDELKPRCPEAFATQATLTGLKQEQWLYRNLTRSRSRWNVLAQQVMLAQFDFDPRPTSELFNMDQWDGYVAARQRLFQFLQNRQPSNPVVLTGDIHSSWVHDLKADFNNPNSATLGTEFVGTSITSDFPQAFIAPVTAALPANLHTKFFDGAFRGYVRCEVTPQQWQTDFRVVSTILAPEATVSTLASFVVQDGQPGAQRI
- a CDS encoding esterase-like activity of phytase family protein, producing the protein MKQDQSFSSAVLRAIAPSFRAYRRALSALILIIPLLLTACGVPRISAESRLFLDRSLEFLDEYQLSQSTYDNTPVGALSALTYDRQHDRFYAVSSDSSQQAPARFYTFKLSLDTSDAQAPKIQQLEVEQVTLLTQENGQPYAPNAIAPAGIALSPQQSVFISSDSLDAAGSTPLVGEFDLATGKLRHRLPIPNRYLPSTGTPEAPVGVQEHGAFSALTISAPSVSPANLEPFRIFTATQSALVQDRETENQTANNRLLHYLIGEGPPVLIAEHVYPIKAPPVGAIAPQLTELMVLDQGGHFLSLEETLDDSTPSAEIFQLAMGSATDTSSLASLQGAEGIQPIRKRSLLDLNKLGIPLGDLAGMTLGPQLPDGSQSLLLVSNNHLQAEQPTQVLLFRLKNST
- a CDS encoding heme-copper oxidase subunit III — its product is MQGSTIDPSKAELNYHHQAEVSEVSAHGVEHHDYRLLGVIVFLIAEGMIFLGLFTAYLTFRAVAPSWPPAGTPKLELLLPSINTVILIASSFVIHQADTAVKKDDVKGLRTWFAVTALMGAVFLCGQIYEYKHLEFGLTSNLFGSTFYVLTGFHGLHVCFGLVLMLGVLWRSLKPNHYSKENHFGVEAAELYWHFVDVIWVLLFLLLYLL
- the ctaD gene encoding cytochrome c oxidase subunit I, with the protein product MTQAQLQETANIPAHGSEPKVTHWREYFGFSTDHKVIGIQYLVTTFIFYLIGGVLATAVRTELATPEVDFVSREVYNSLFTVHATIMIFLWIVPAGTGGFGNFLVPLLIGARDMAFPRLNAIAFWIIPPAGLLLLSSFLVGAPGSGWTSYPPLSTMAAGKAGEAIWIMSVLLLGTSSILAAVNFIVTIVKMRAPGMGYNQMPLFCWAMLSTSALALIATPVLAGALILLAFDLLAGTAFFNPTGGGDPIVYQHLFWFYSHPAVYIMILPFFGMISEILPVHARKPIFGYKAIAYSSLAISFLGLIVWAHHMFTSGTPAWLRMFFMITTMVIAVPTGIKVFSWLATIWGGKLRLNSAMLFAMGFVSMFVIGGISGVMVAAVPFDIHVHDTYFVVAHLHYVLFGGSVFGIYAGFYHWFPKMTGRMLNETWGKIHFAMMLVGFNITFMPMHKLGMEGMNRRIAEYDPKFATLNLICSIGAYLLALSTIPFIVNACWSWIAGPKAPDNPWQGLTLEWMTTSPPPVENFESDPVLATGPYDYGMGNRATQVDVPFSDARDPALSAGPSSALRAEPDPAVAAHPDDRQGESHNR